Proteins from a single region of Paenibacillus sp. BIHB 4019:
- a CDS encoding HD-GYP domain-containing protein, whose amino-acid sequence MEQLIEKIYFRKQVLKQQSYENLVNTLRMKDGFTLNHCYNVAFYASLLGAKVGVDAEQLEQLKISALLHDIGKIAIPDSILLKPDRLTDEEFSVIKQHPAIGYELLKDLPDVQKILPVVRWHHERIDGSGYPDGLSGDDIPLLVRIVSLADAFDAMTSTRVYRHSLPVFEVRRQLEINVGKQFDGLLVQAFLQMLDDHMIMDRLVWDE is encoded by the coding sequence ATGGAACAGTTAATCGAGAAAATTTATTTTCGCAAACAGGTGTTGAAGCAGCAATCCTACGAGAATTTGGTCAACACATTGCGGATGAAGGATGGCTTTACGCTTAATCACTGTTATAATGTGGCCTTCTACGCTTCTTTGTTAGGCGCCAAAGTAGGGGTTGATGCTGAGCAGCTGGAGCAGCTCAAAATCTCGGCACTGCTGCATGACATTGGGAAAATTGCCATACCGGATTCGATACTGCTCAAGCCTGATCGACTGACGGATGAAGAATTTTCGGTCATCAAACAGCATCCTGCAATCGGTTACGAACTGCTCAAGGATTTGCCTGATGTTCAGAAAATATTGCCTGTCGTACGATGGCATCATGAGCGTATTGATGGCAGTGGCTATCCGGACGGACTCAGCGGGGATGATATTCCTTTGCTTGTGCGGATTGTCAGCCTGGCAGACGCCTTTGACGCCATGACTTCCACAAGAGTGTACAGGCACTCCCTGCCTGTTTTCGAGGTTCGCAGGCAGCTGGAAATCAACGTAGGCAAGCAGTTTGACGGGCTGCTCGTGCAGGCATTTCTGCAAATGCTTGATGATCATATGATTATGGACAGATTGGTTTGGGATGAGTGA
- a CDS encoding DCC1-like thiol-disulfide oxidoreductase family protein → MMQAPTKKQPGRALLLVDGQCQLCSKISQFVIAHDPEACFRFAALQSPAGQYVLEAYLLPPSDLDTFVMIEDGCCYTKSEAALRVLRQLNGLWPLLYGLIILPALLRNVVYDWIAAKRYGWFGEVEHCLLPNANQRSLLIEEKEEAAPYVK, encoded by the coding sequence ATGATGCAGGCGCCTACAAAAAAACAACCAGGACGAGCGCTGCTGCTCGTTGACGGACAATGCCAGCTGTGCAGCAAAATCTCGCAGTTCGTTATTGCCCATGATCCGGAAGCGTGCTTTCGCTTCGCTGCGCTGCAATCGCCAGCAGGGCAATATGTGCTGGAAGCATATTTGCTGCCTCCGAGCGACTTGGATACCTTCGTCATGATTGAGGATGGCTGCTGCTACACAAAATCGGAAGCAGCACTGCGCGTCTTGCGGCAATTAAACGGTCTTTGGCCGCTGTTATATGGCCTAATCATCCTTCCTGCTTTACTGAGAAACGTTGTTTATGATTGGATTGCGGCTAAGCGCTATGGTTGGTTTGGAGAAGTGGAGCATTGCTTGCTTCCAAACGCCAATCAGCGATCCCTTTTAATAGAAGAAAAAGAGGAGGCAGCTCCCTATGTCAAGTAA
- a CDS encoding glycoside hydrolase family 2 TIM barrel-domain containing protein encodes MSKSKFTYQAPANGYPEWNNNPTIFELNRLDAHATRISYTSVKEALKGERTSSERYVSLNGDWKFSFAENAEARIADFYKLDYDCSSWASITVPSHWQLQGYDYPQYTNVTYPWVGKEDIKPPFAPVKYNPVGSYATTFTVPKDWDGQPVFISFQGVESAFYVWVNGDLVGYSEDTFTPADFDLTPYLQEGENKLAVEVYRWCDASWLEDQDFWRMSGIFREVYLYTAPQVHIYDFFAKAALDANYEDGELTVEVKVRFEEEASEQQTAVEAMLYDASGEPVWQQPLRGAAIRQEKGETVAALALNTKVAQPLKWSAEEPHLYTLVLSLKDAAGKLTEAVSCKVGFRTFEIKDGLMQINGQRILFKGVNRHEFSCDTGRALSYEDMVTDIKLMKSHNVNAVRTSHYPNHPLWYDLCDEYGLYVIDEVNLETHGSWTYGQKEVGDAVPGNFPEWTANVLDRSRSMLERDKNHPSIVIWSLGNESFGGDNFLKMADYFRETDPSRIVHYEGVFHCRESEAASDIESHMYTSPAGVEAYAKNNPQKPFIICEYSHAMGNSCGGLHKYWELFDKYPILQGAFIWDWIDQAIRTQTPDGITYMAYGGDYGDSPNDGNFCGNGLIFADRTVSPKLHEVKACYQNIKIHSPNWEAGTVLVDNKNLFVSLDAYELHWKLNSNGIIMQKGVLTVDIAAGASAELAIPFQMPTEAGLNEEITLTVRAVLKEATPWAEQGHEVAFGQFIAPALPVSPVAVEIASPLYGAIAVEAESNGALVLTGEGFDIRFNQASGELESYQIGGSELLSSPIVPNFWRAYTDNDRGNGHVERCAPWQAASKERQLIRFSWEALGDRVRVKSQYRLSAAAETRCELAYTIYGDGLVEAELLLQPGEGLPEIPEIGLLFTMNETFDSIAWYGNGPHESYWDRQTSARLGRFGGKVKDQLMPYIRPQECGNKTEVRFAAVTDANGSGISLQGEPRFELNVLPYTADELEGHDHPYKLPVSDKTVVRVNYRQMGVGGDDSWGARVHQEYTLPANRDYRFRVSLRGQ; translated from the coding sequence TTGTCAAAAAGCAAATTTACGTATCAGGCTCCAGCTAACGGATATCCAGAGTGGAATAACAACCCTACTATTTTTGAGCTTAATCGGTTGGATGCACATGCAACCCGTATTTCCTATACAAGTGTTAAGGAAGCGCTTAAAGGCGAGCGTACAAGCTCCGAGCGTTATGTTTCGCTGAATGGGGATTGGAAGTTTTCCTTTGCGGAAAATGCGGAAGCACGCATCGCTGATTTTTATAAATTGGATTATGACTGCAGCAGCTGGGCTTCCATTACAGTGCCAAGCCACTGGCAGCTTCAAGGGTATGATTACCCGCAATATACGAATGTAACTTACCCATGGGTGGGCAAGGAGGATATTAAACCGCCTTTCGCACCTGTTAAATATAATCCAGTAGGTTCCTATGCAACAACTTTTACCGTTCCTAAGGACTGGGATGGACAGCCTGTGTTTATCAGCTTCCAAGGTGTGGAATCTGCCTTCTACGTTTGGGTAAACGGTGATCTTGTCGGCTATAGCGAGGATACGTTTACGCCGGCGGATTTTGATTTGACGCCTTATTTGCAAGAGGGGGAAAACAAGCTGGCGGTGGAAGTATACCGTTGGTGCGACGCAAGCTGGCTGGAGGATCAAGACTTTTGGCGGATGAGCGGTATTTTCCGTGAGGTGTATTTGTATACGGCGCCTCAGGTCCATATTTATGACTTCTTCGCTAAGGCAGCGCTGGATGCGAATTATGAAGATGGCGAGCTGACGGTAGAGGTGAAGGTTCGTTTCGAGGAGGAAGCGTCCGAGCAGCAAACGGCAGTTGAAGCGATGCTGTATGATGCCTCCGGCGAGCCGGTTTGGCAGCAGCCGCTAAGAGGCGCGGCGATTCGTCAGGAAAAGGGCGAAACCGTAGCAGCATTAGCGCTAAACACAAAGGTTGCGCAGCCGCTCAAATGGAGCGCTGAGGAGCCGCATTTATATACGCTGGTGCTGTCGCTGAAAGATGCAGCGGGCAAGCTGACAGAAGCCGTTAGCTGCAAAGTCGGTTTCCGTACGTTTGAAATTAAAGACGGCTTGATGCAGATCAACGGTCAGCGGATTCTTTTTAAAGGCGTCAATCGCCACGAGTTTTCCTGCGACACCGGACGTGCGCTCAGCTACGAGGATATGGTTACCGATATTAAGCTGATGAAATCGCATAATGTTAATGCCGTACGTACTTCGCATTATCCGAACCATCCGCTGTGGTATGATCTGTGCGATGAATATGGGCTTTATGTTATTGACGAAGTCAATCTTGAAACGCATGGCTCATGGACATATGGGCAAAAAGAGGTTGGGGACGCCGTACCTGGAAACTTCCCGGAATGGACGGCAAATGTACTGGACCGCAGCCGCTCCATGCTCGAACGCGATAAAAACCATCCATCGATCGTTATATGGTCGCTTGGCAATGAATCGTTTGGCGGGGATAATTTCCTGAAAATGGCCGACTATTTCCGTGAGACAGATCCGTCCCGCATTGTGCATTACGAGGGCGTTTTCCATTGTCGCGAAAGCGAAGCGGCTTCGGATATTGAGAGCCATATGTATACAAGCCCAGCTGGTGTAGAAGCCTATGCCAAAAACAACCCGCAAAAGCCATTTATTATTTGCGAATACAGCCATGCAATGGGCAATTCCTGCGGCGGCTTGCATAAATACTGGGAGCTGTTTGACAAATATCCGATTCTTCAAGGCGCTTTCATCTGGGATTGGATCGATCAGGCTATTCGCACGCAAACACCGGATGGCATTACGTACATGGCCTATGGCGGCGATTATGGCGATAGCCCGAACGATGGCAACTTCTGCGGCAATGGTTTAATTTTTGCTGATCGTACCGTTTCCCCTAAGCTGCATGAAGTGAAGGCCTGCTACCAAAACATCAAAATTCATAGCCCGAACTGGGAAGCTGGAACGGTGCTTGTCGATAATAAAAATCTGTTCGTATCGCTTGATGCATACGAGCTGCACTGGAAGCTGAACAGCAACGGCATTATTATGCAAAAAGGCGTGCTGACCGTAGATATCGCAGCGGGTGCCTCTGCCGAGCTGGCCATTCCATTCCAGATGCCGACAGAAGCAGGACTGAATGAAGAAATTACGCTTACGGTAAGAGCTGTCCTTAAGGAAGCTACGCCATGGGCGGAGCAAGGACATGAGGTGGCCTTCGGTCAATTTATTGCGCCTGCACTGCCTGTATCGCCAGTTGCTGTAGAGATTGCATCGCCGCTGTATGGTGCAATAGCTGTAGAAGCTGAGTCGAATGGAGCGCTTGTGTTGACGGGCGAAGGCTTTGACATTCGCTTCAATCAAGCGAGCGGCGAGCTGGAGTCCTACCAAATCGGCGGCTCTGAGCTGCTGTCTTCGCCGATTGTCCCGAATTTCTGGCGTGCATATACCGATAATGACCGCGGAAATGGACATGTCGAGCGCTGTGCGCCTTGGCAGGCTGCTTCGAAGGAGCGCCAATTGATCCGCTTCAGCTGGGAAGCGCTTGGAGATCGCGTGAGAGTAAAATCGCAATATCGCTTAAGTGCTGCTGCTGAGACGCGCTGCGAGCTCGCTTATACGATATATGGCGATGGACTGGTAGAAGCGGAGCTGCTGTTGCAGCCAGGTGAAGGACTTCCGGAAATACCAGAAATCGGCCTGCTTTTCACAATGAATGAAACGTTTGATTCTATCGCTTGGTATGGCAATGGCCCGCATGAATCATATTGGGACCGTCAAACAAGTGCGCGTCTTGGCCGTTTCGGCGGCAAGGTGAAGGATCAGCTTATGCCTTACATTCGTCCGCAGGAATGCGGCAACAAAACCGAAGTGCGTTTCGCAGCAGTAACCGATGCAAACGGCAGCGGCATTTCGCTTCAGGGCGAGCCGCGCTTCGAATTAAATGTGCTGCCTTATACAGCCGATGAGCTGGAAGGGCATGATCATCCTTACAAGCTGCCTGTGAGCGATAAAACAGTCGTTCGCGTCAATTATCGTCAAATGGGCGTTGGCGGAGACGACAGCTGGGGAGCACGGGTTCATCAGGAATATACGCTTCCAGCGAATCGCGATTATCGTTTCCGTGTCTCGCTGCGCGGACAATAA
- a CDS encoding DoxX-like family protein translates to MSSKRRDKSIYVETTIHTDLDTLWNYTQIPSKHVQWDMRFTKILYLPRHTEEEMQKFQYQTRIGFGLAIAGTGATRARWIEKEEIQSRLSTLSFSSEQKLSLISKGRGYWQYTEQGDDVIFLTRYDYQTRFGAAGKVFDRLLFRPLFGWATAWSFDVLKIWLEQHIPPVATIQRAFIHYASLALLAVLWLYQGIVPKLLYPETGELAQIQASGLFSGWEQQALVLLGLGEAALAIIFVIFHRFPILYSLQLVLLLLLPAVALANNPELLQASYNPATITIPMIGLCFVAWRTCKDLPNASRCLRKPKAKAKY, encoded by the coding sequence ATGTCAAGTAAGCGAAGAGATAAGTCGATCTATGTCGAAACGACCATTCATACCGATTTGGATACGCTTTGGAACTACACGCAAATTCCGAGCAAGCATGTACAGTGGGATATGCGCTTTACAAAAATTTTATATTTGCCCCGCCATACGGAAGAAGAAATGCAGAAATTTCAATATCAAACACGCATCGGCTTTGGACTTGCGATAGCGGGCACAGGAGCGACTCGGGCAAGGTGGATAGAAAAAGAAGAAATTCAGTCCCGCCTGTCTACCCTTTCCTTCAGCTCGGAGCAGAAGCTGTCGCTGATTAGCAAGGGAAGAGGCTACTGGCAGTATACCGAGCAAGGAGACGACGTCATTTTTCTCACCCGCTACGATTATCAAACGCGCTTTGGAGCTGCCGGTAAAGTGTTTGATCGCCTTCTATTTCGCCCGTTATTCGGCTGGGCAACCGCATGGAGCTTCGATGTGCTCAAAATATGGCTGGAGCAGCACATTCCGCCTGTGGCAACGATTCAGCGCGCATTCATTCATTACGCAAGCCTGGCGCTGCTCGCTGTCTTGTGGCTTTATCAGGGCATTGTGCCCAAGCTGCTTTACCCGGAGACGGGAGAGCTTGCACAGATACAAGCCTCGGGGCTATTTTCAGGCTGGGAGCAGCAGGCACTCGTCCTTCTTGGGCTCGGGGAAGCGGCGCTGGCCATTATTTTCGTTATATTTCATCGTTTCCCGATCCTGTATAGCTTGCAGCTAGTCCTGCTTCTGCTCTTGCCGGCCGTTGCTCTGGCGAACAATCCAGAACTGCTGCAAGCCTCCTATAATCCGGCAACCATAACGATTCCGATGATTGGCCTATGCTTTGTGGCGTGGCGGACATGCAAGGATCTGCCCAATGCGTCGCGCTGTTTACGCAAACCTAAGGCGAAAGCTAAATACTAG
- a CDS encoding HAMP domain-containing sensor histidine kinase: MLYYFAALLAAALLLLLTNPRSESNRWAAFFLGFASIGGLADTLAAAELNTLAHFVQMLNHTFTPYGVLVFSIVYSDKVANEKVRLLLKGLLLLPVVGMLLFTPITPKLELDYPILLAWTAPYYLASCYLLLVSLWSEENSRRKRNRFIIALIMVPTLLAVLVLINVANVISPAFDYFRYISLFIFYSLAVAVLCTFAYGVLGVKLRFERDQWESTRKAVSSGTTILNHTIKNEIGKIAISTENLKSELSTQSPEAAEQLRIIETASSHMLAMVTSIHSQTRSIVLREQPVRLDELVERCLQQQQVEGRPIRLKLHSLCRPTVLCDPLHLLEAINNLVQNAIEAIPEGIAGEINVTLSSHKKAVRLLVSDTGTGMNEEQLKQALEPFYSTKNRSRNFGLGLAYVYNVVHQSGWTIELSSILNEGTEVLLHVPARKVMEIKEGIR, translated from the coding sequence ATGCTTTATTATTTTGCAGCGCTGCTTGCCGCTGCTTTACTGCTGCTGCTGACAAATCCGAGGAGCGAGTCGAATCGCTGGGCCGCTTTTTTTCTCGGATTTGCGTCCATAGGCGGGCTGGCAGATACGCTTGCCGCAGCAGAGTTGAATACGTTAGCGCATTTCGTTCAAATGCTGAATCACACCTTCACGCCTTACGGCGTACTGGTATTCAGCATCGTTTATTCCGATAAGGTGGCGAACGAGAAGGTGCGCCTGCTGCTTAAAGGACTGCTGCTGCTTCCCGTAGTCGGCATGCTGCTGTTCACGCCGATTACTCCAAAGCTGGAGCTGGATTACCCTATATTGCTAGCCTGGACAGCTCCTTATTATTTAGCCTCCTGCTATCTGCTGCTTGTCTCGTTATGGAGCGAGGAAAATAGCCGCCGGAAGCGGAATCGCTTTATAATTGCCCTTATTATGGTGCCGACGCTGCTGGCGGTGCTTGTTCTTATTAATGTAGCGAACGTCATTTCGCCCGCATTCGATTATTTCCGTTACATTTCGCTCTTCATCTTTTATTCGCTTGCTGTAGCTGTGTTGTGCACATTTGCTTATGGCGTGCTTGGCGTAAAGCTGCGGTTTGAACGCGATCAGTGGGAAAGCACTCGCAAGGCGGTCAGTTCCGGGACGACGATACTTAACCATACGATTAAGAACGAAATCGGGAAAATCGCGATCAGCACAGAAAATTTAAAAAGCGAGCTGTCGACCCAATCGCCTGAGGCAGCGGAGCAGCTGCGCATCATTGAAACGGCTTCAAGCCATATGCTTGCGATGGTGACGAGCATTCACAGCCAGACCAGAAGCATTGTGCTGCGCGAGCAGCCTGTCCGTTTGGATGAGCTGGTCGAGCGCTGCTTGCAGCAGCAGCAGGTGGAAGGAAGGCCCATTCGGCTCAAGCTGCATTCGTTATGCAGGCCAACCGTGCTGTGTGATCCGCTTCACCTGCTGGAAGCCATAAATAATCTGGTGCAAAATGCGATTGAAGCGATTCCCGAAGGAATAGCTGGAGAAATAAACGTGACGCTGAGCTCGCACAAAAAGGCGGTGCGACTGCTCGTGAGCGACACAGGTACTGGAATGAATGAGGAACAGCTGAAGCAAGCGCTGGAGCCTTTTTATAGTACGAAAAACCGCAGCCGCAACTTTGGACTGGGGCTCGCTTATGTGTATAATGTCGTGCATCAAAGCGGATGGACGATCGAGCTGTCCAGCATTCTTAATGAAGGAACAGAAGTGCTGCTGCATGTTCCTGCCCGCAAAGTGATGGAAATCAAGGAGGGAATTCGATGA
- a CDS encoding DUF4166 domain-containing protein, with product MGSIYEQVLGADFAKLHPRIQERFGFSSTEGIASIGEGVMEEIWYSKRVAIPLYIGSSRHIMFPQGGRQIPFTIGNYAYADRFGRETVTWNRTFKFPQKIRRFDATMIYSRKSNKIVDYLGTKQHLAVDLDISAVPGGGIRIRSGEQRFYERYLQFRFPRLFTGEANVTEWYDDEQKKFRISVQVDNPLLGTIFRYTGSFQAYFIDTGKQPIPLDAKPLREERRE from the coding sequence ATGGGTTCGATTTATGAGCAAGTATTAGGAGCGGATTTTGCAAAGCTGCATCCCCGCATTCAAGAGCGGTTCGGCTTCAGCAGCACGGAAGGCATAGCTTCGATTGGCGAAGGCGTCATGGAGGAAATTTGGTACAGCAAGCGGGTAGCCATCCCGCTTTATATTGGCAGCTCGCGCCATATTATGTTTCCGCAGGGAGGCAGACAAATTCCGTTCACGATTGGGAATTATGCCTATGCCGACCGATTCGGCCGGGAAACGGTAACATGGAATAGAACGTTTAAATTTCCACAAAAAATACGAAGATTCGACGCTACGATGATTTATAGTCGAAAAAGCAATAAAATTGTCGATTATTTAGGAACGAAACAGCATCTCGCAGTAGACCTCGATATTTCTGCCGTACCGGGAGGAGGCATTCGCATCCGTTCAGGCGAGCAGCGCTTCTATGAGCGATATCTGCAGTTTCGTTTTCCGCGCCTGTTTACTGGCGAAGCCAATGTAACGGAGTGGTATGATGATGAGCAGAAGAAATTTCGAATTTCGGTGCAGGTGGACAATCCGCTGCTGGGTACGATTTTTCGTTATACGGGTTCCTTTCAGGCTTATTTCATCGATACCGGCAAGCAGCCGATTCCGCTTGATGCGAAGCCTCTGCGCGAGGAGCGCAGGGAGTAG
- a CDS encoding AraC family transcriptional regulator has protein sequence MNEIIYTTLTTTDYQLPVYVTGVGHWDHQEGIRRPEGFPDYQWTQVVSGEGELIIEQERFLVKQGDGFLLPPRLTHSYHAVKEPWEAYWFTYDGPLAESLNQLAGLTRPGIYTINDSRPVLEMMSDMLRLMREKEPGLGMLGSKQIYGVLLGLRQQLAEGSLATQQMNERLHPVLRYIEANLHRPITLPELAELLHVTPQHLCLLFKKTFKLRPMEYVNKERINKGKELLIRGGGMKLYEIARQVGFENPTYFNTLFKAYVGCTPGEFKQMHGFK, from the coding sequence ATGAATGAAATTATTTATACGACGCTGACGACGACGGATTATCAGCTGCCTGTCTATGTAACCGGTGTGGGACATTGGGACCATCAGGAGGGCATTCGTCGCCCGGAAGGCTTTCCCGACTACCAGTGGACGCAGGTTGTCTCAGGAGAAGGCGAGCTGATTATCGAGCAGGAACGTTTTCTGGTCAAGCAAGGCGATGGCTTCCTGCTCCCTCCAAGGCTTACCCATAGCTACCATGCTGTCAAAGAGCCTTGGGAAGCCTATTGGTTTACGTATGACGGTCCGCTTGCGGAATCGCTAAACCAGCTGGCAGGCTTGACCCGCCCTGGCATCTATACGATTAATGACTCCCGCCCCGTCTTAGAGATGATGAGCGATATGCTCCGCCTTATGCGGGAGAAGGAGCCGGGCCTTGGCATGCTCGGCTCCAAGCAAATTTATGGCGTGCTGCTTGGGCTGCGCCAGCAGCTTGCCGAAGGCAGTCTTGCCACGCAGCAAATGAATGAGCGGCTTCATCCTGTGCTGCGTTATATCGAGGCGAATCTGCATCGCCCGATTACATTGCCCGAGCTGGCAGAGCTGCTTCATGTAACGCCGCAGCATCTGTGCCTGCTTTTCAAAAAGACGTTCAAGCTTCGTCCAATGGAATATGTCAATAAAGAGCGGATCAATAAAGGCAAGGAGCTGCTCATTCGCGGCGGCGGCATGAAGCTGTATGAAATCGCCCGCCAAGTAGGGTTTGAAAATCCGACGTATTTTAATACATTGTTCAAAGCTTATGTGGGCTGTACGCCTGGAGAGTTTAAGCAAATGCATGGATTCAAATAA
- a CDS encoding DUF3817 domain-containing protein: MSTHTMKTAIGRLRLFGITEGISFLVLLFIAMPLKYGAGIDEAVAITGMLHGWLFVIYLIGIANAFFVKQLSFFHSFLAVVAAFVPFGPFLLDRKLR; the protein is encoded by the coding sequence ATGTCAACCCATACGATGAAAACAGCGATCGGCCGGCTGCGCCTGTTCGGCATTACGGAAGGGATTTCGTTCTTGGTGCTGCTCTTTATTGCCATGCCGCTAAAGTACGGTGCAGGCATTGACGAAGCGGTTGCCATTACAGGGATGCTGCATGGCTGGCTGTTTGTCATTTATCTAATCGGCATTGCCAACGCTTTTTTCGTTAAGCAATTATCCTTCTTTCATTCTTTTTTGGCAGTTGTTGCTGCCTTTGTACCATTTGGCCCATTTCTACTGGATCGCAAGCTGCGTTAA
- a CDS encoding response regulator transcription factor, with translation MSHIRVLLVEDDPDWVKAMTLFLNKEADLLIVGAASTAEEALSLARTLSFDVALLDIQLADHQQNGIYTAVEMHRIHAAKIIMLTSMSEEEVMTQAFTAGAINYIEKTNFRQLPEAIRSAYHHPAPMEALLKELARLKREEQLKDLTSAEREVFELIEQGYTQTQIEQKLYKAESTLKNQVNKMLKKLGVRSRKEAVEKVRRKGLTAGMEEYKE, from the coding sequence ATGAGCCATATACGGGTGCTGCTTGTGGAGGATGATCCCGATTGGGTGAAGGCGATGACGCTCTTCTTGAACAAGGAAGCGGATTTGCTCATAGTAGGAGCTGCTTCTACGGCGGAAGAAGCGCTCAGCCTGGCTCGAACCTTGTCGTTTGATGTCGCATTGCTTGATATTCAATTAGCTGACCATCAGCAAAATGGCATCTATACGGCTGTAGAAATGCATCGCATCCACGCCGCCAAAATCATCATGCTAACCTCAATGAGCGAGGAGGAAGTGATGACCCAGGCGTTCACGGCTGGAGCGATTAATTATATTGAAAAAACAAATTTTCGCCAGCTGCCGGAAGCGATTCGCAGCGCTTATCATCATCCTGCACCGATGGAGGCGCTGCTTAAGGAATTGGCCAGGTTAAAGCGCGAGGAGCAATTGAAGGATTTAACGTCTGCCGAGCGGGAAGTATTCGAGCTGATTGAGCAGGGCTATACGCAGACGCAAATCGAGCAGAAGCTGTATAAGGCGGAGAGCACGCTGAAAAATCAAGTGAACAAAATGCTTAAGAAGCTTGGCGTCCGCAGCCGCAAGGAAGCGGTGGAGAAGGTACGGCGCAAAGGGCTGACCGCTGGCATGGAGGAATACAAAGAATAA
- a CDS encoding MFS transporter, with protein MFSNRFFRTIILSRVLLQLGIWIRNFAILLYVTEVTNNDPSAVSLISVAEFAPIFVFAIIGGTFADRWKPKRTMIGCDFLSAFSVLGVWIALLSGSWQGLLLTTLVSAVLSQFSQPSGMKLFKQHVPQDQLQAMMGMYQTIMAVFMVIGPLLGTFVYQHYGIEVAITAAAALFCGSAAVLMLLPRDAQSERTQQEASFRQELMAGLHYVWGQHALRSLGLTFAAIGLASGLTQPLALFIAIDNLGQDKSFLQYLLVVSGAAMLVGGGVVMSIGKKASPRKLLLFGLSASALATLGTGWSESIPLTLALLLVGGFCVPLIQVGINTIILQNTDAAFIGRVGGTITPMFTGMMVIGMSLSGVLMAALTLPLVYSISAFIFVIAVFTVKLGYRARPSVSKASTQI; from the coding sequence ATGTTTAGTAATCGATTTTTCCGTACGATCATCCTGTCCAGAGTTTTGCTCCAATTGGGTATTTGGATTAGGAACTTTGCGATCTTGCTGTATGTGACGGAAGTCACGAACAACGATCCCTCAGCCGTATCGCTTATTTCGGTGGCAGAGTTTGCGCCGATTTTTGTCTTTGCCATCATTGGCGGCACGTTTGCAGACCGCTGGAAGCCAAAACGGACGATGATCGGCTGCGATTTCTTGTCCGCTTTTTCCGTCCTCGGCGTATGGATCGCATTGCTTAGCGGCTCATGGCAAGGACTGCTGCTGACGACGCTAGTTTCGGCCGTGCTGTCGCAATTTTCCCAGCCATCAGGCATGAAGCTGTTCAAGCAGCATGTACCACAAGATCAGCTGCAAGCTATGATGGGCATGTATCAGACCATAATGGCTGTATTTATGGTCATAGGACCGCTGCTCGGCACATTTGTATATCAGCACTATGGCATTGAGGTGGCGATTACGGCTGCAGCTGCGCTGTTTTGCGGCTCAGCAGCCGTATTGATGCTTCTGCCGCGCGATGCACAATCTGAGCGTACACAGCAGGAAGCGAGCTTCAGGCAAGAGCTTATGGCGGGACTTCATTATGTGTGGGGCCAGCATGCCCTGCGCTCTCTGGGACTTACGTTTGCAGCAATCGGCCTCGCTTCTGGACTTACCCAGCCGCTGGCTTTGTTTATTGCTATCGATAATTTAGGACAGGATAAGTCGTTTTTACAGTATTTATTAGTGGTTAGCGGGGCTGCGATGCTAGTTGGCGGAGGAGTGGTTATGTCGATCGGGAAAAAGGCAAGTCCGCGCAAGCTGCTCCTATTCGGCTTGTCGGCAAGTGCACTGGCTACGCTGGGCACCGGATGGTCGGAGAGCATTCCGCTAACGCTCGCTCTGCTCTTGGTCGGCGGCTTCTGTGTTCCGCTTATTCAGGTGGGGATTAACACCATTATTCTTCAAAACACCGATGCGGCCTTCATCGGCCGGGTAGGAGGTACGATTACGCCCATGTTTACCGGCATGATGGTCATCGGAATGTCGCTATCCGGCGTATTAATGGCAGCCTTGACGCTGCCCCTTGTATACAGCATAAGCGCGTTCATCTTTGTCATTGCCGTATTTACGGTGAAACTCGGGTATAGGGCAAGGCCAAGTGTTTCAAAAGCGTCAACACAGATTTGA